AATGGGCGGCATGATGTAAATTATCGCTCAGCTCATCTCCAGATGGCCGCATAACGGCGTTAAAAAATGATCATTTACTTTTAGTAAACTCACATTTTTTGCCTTGTTCTGCAGCTGTCTGCAGAGGTTCCCTGGACGATGTTTGAGTATTATCGTCTCAAAAAAGCCCCGGTCAGCATTGATCGGGGCTTTTTTGTTAGAATTGGTTTTTTGTAAATTGAGATATAACGATGATTAAGGCTGGGATTGTTGGAGGAACCGGATATACCGGTGTAGAGTTGCTGCGATTGCTTGCAAAGCACCCGGATGTGGAGCTACAGGTTATTACCTCTCGTTCAGAGGCAGGGAAGCCTGTTGCAGAGCTATTCCCCAATCTGCGCGGACATGTCGGTATTGAGTTCTCCGAGCCCGATATAGAGCAGCTGAAGAGCTGTGACGTGGTCTTCTCAGCAACCCCAAACGGGGTGGCCATGACGATGGCTCGAGAGCTGGTGAGTGCGGGTGTGCGCATTATCGATCTGGCGGCAGATTTTCGTCTGAGTGATCCGGCAGTCTGGGAGAAGTGGTACGGAGTGCCCCATGCCTGTGAGGATCTGCTGGCAGAGTCTATCTATGGTCTGCCTGAGGTGAACCGTGAGGCAATTCGGGAGGCGCGAGTATTGGCTAATCCAGGATGCTATCCAACGGCTGTCCAGTTGGGGTTTTTACCTCTGGTTGAAAAAGGGCTGGTAGAGCTGAATGGACTGATTGCCGATTGTAAATCAGGAGTTAGTGGCGCCGGTCGTGGTGCAAATGTAGGAACTCTGCAGGCCGAGTCTGCAGAGAGCTTCAAGGCATATGCAGTACCTGGACATAGGCACTGGCCAGAGATTCACCAAGGGGTTGGCAGAATGGCGCATCAGAGTGAAATAGGGCTCACTTTTGTACCTCACCTGGTACCAATGATTCGTGGGATTCATGCGACACTCTATATGCAGCTATCTGAGAATGTTGCTGACCTGCAGTCAGTTTATGAAGAGAAGTATCTGAATGAGCCTTTTGTCGATGTGCTACCGGCTGGCTCTCATCCAGAGACACGTACGGTGCGTGGGAGTAATGTATGTAGAATTGCCATCCACAAACCTGAAGATTCAGATCACGTAGTTGTGTTGTCGGTGATTGACAATCTGGTCAAGGGCGCCTCTGGGCAGGCAGTGCAGAATATGAATATCATGTTTGGTCTTGATGAGACTACAGGACTGGATCTGGTCGCCCTCATGCCTTGATGGACGGTCTCTGAAAACCGTAAAAGTTGACTAATTTTGTCGGAGATCAGATAATTCATTGAATAATGATTCTGGAGATGTTTTTATGAAAGAGATTAATGTACTCAATGACTACGTAGGATTTACCGAGGCTGCAGCTATCAAGGTTAAGGCGCTAATTGCGGAAGAGGGAAATGATAATCTCAAGCTTAGAGTCTATATAACAGGTGGTGGCTGTTCCGGATTTCAGTACGGATTCAAGTTTGATGAAGATGTGGAGGAGGGGGATACCGTCGTAGAGAAAAATGGTGCCACCATGCTGGTTGACTCGATGAGTATGCAGCATCTCAATGGCGCCGAGGTTGATTACTATGAGGGGCTTGATGGCGCACGTTTTGTGGTCAATAACCCGAATGCAACATCAACCTGTGGTTGCGGGTCATCGTTTTCAGTTTAAGAAGCCTCTAAAAAGCTTAATGCGCCCTCTATTCCGCTCCTTCGGAAAATCCCTTGTGGGTCCAAATTCCTGCGCGATCATCATGCCCCCTGGCGAGAGCTGCGGGCTAGTTTTATTGAGTTGTTAAATCATACTTGACTCATTCAATAGAATGTGTGATTATTGATGGACTTATGCCAGTAAAAGACTATAAAAAATCAATTTTCGAGCAGTTTGCCCGTACCGGGAAAGCCTTTAGCAATGCCTATCGAATTGAGCTGTTAGAGATCCTTGCACAGGGAGAGCGTACTGTAGAGCAGCTCTCAATTACAGCCGAACTGACTGTTGCCAACACATCTCAGCATCTTCAACTGTTAAGAAATGCAGGATTGGTTACCGCAAGAAAGGTTGGGCAGTATGTCCACTACAACCTCTCTGACGACCTGGTTATTGATCTATTGGTGGCACTGAGAAAACTATCTGAGCGCCATCTGGCCGAGGTAGAGCGCCTGGTCAATACTTATCTAACTGTCAAGGATGATCTGGAACCTGTTCCGGTTAACGAGCTGATGGAGCGTGCTGGAGATGGCGTGGTCACAGTACTGGATGTCCGTCCTGAGGTTGAGTATGAGGCTGGACATATCCAGGGCGCAATAAGTGTACCGATGGACCAGCTTGAGGATCGCGTTGGTGAGCTTGATCCTGAGCGTGAGATTGTTGCCTACTGTCGTGGCCCATACTGCATGTTGGCTTATGATGCCGTTGCCAAGCTTCGTGAGAAAGGGTTCAAGGCGCGTCGTATGGATGAAGGTTTTCCAGAGTGGCGCAAAGCTGGCATGCCAGTTGAGATGAAAGAAGAGTAGTTCCCAATCCGGTAGAATATCCGGATGAAAATTAAATCCCCAGAACTTCTATCCCCTGCAGGGACACTGCAGCATATGCGTGCGGCTTTTGCCTATGGCGCAGATGCTGCCTATGCTGGTCTGCCACGCTATGGTCTGCGGGTGCGAGAAAATGACTTTGACCTTGCTGGATTGGGGAGCGCTATTGATGAGGCGCATCAGCAGGATAAGAAGCTATATGTAACAGCAAATATACTGGCTCATAACAGCAAGGTAAATACTTTCCAGAGAGATATAGAGCCCGTTGTTGAGCTTGGTCCGGATGCCTTGATTATGGCGGATCCTGGCCTGATCCATATTGTGAGAGAGCGCTGGCCAGAACAGACAATTCATCTGTCGGTACAGGCCAACAGCGTCAATTATGCGACAGTAAATTTCTGGAAGAGCATGGGTATTGAGCGGGTGATTCTCTCTCGTGAACTCTCTCTTGATGAGGTAGAGGAGATTCGTCAGCAGTGTCCCGATATAGAGCTTGAGGTCTTTGTCCATGGAGCGCTCTGCATGGCCTACTCCGGACGCTGTCTACTCTCCGGATACATCAATCACAGGGATGCAAACCAGGGGGCATGTACCAACGCCTGCCGCTGGGAGTACAGAGAAGTTGCCAGTAAGGTTGATGATAATGGCGACTTGGCAGTTGCTGATGATCAGGCGCATGGCCAAAGAATACTGATTGAAGAGATGGGACGCCCGGGGCAGCCAATCCCTATGGAAGAGGATGAGAATGGTACCTACATCATGAACTCCAAAGATTTGCGTGCAGTAGAGCATATTAAGCGTCTGGTTGAGATGGGGGTGGATTCACTTAAAATTGAGGGCAGAACCAAGTCCATCTATTACGTAAGCAGAGTGACCCAGTCATACAGGAAGGCGATTGATGATGCGGTTGCGGGCCGTGATTTTGATCCTTCACTGCTTGGTGAGCTTGAGAATCTTGCCAGCAGAGGATATACCGATGGTTTTTTCAAGCGACACCATGATGAGGAGTATCAAAACTATATTCAGGGGAACTCTTTGGGTCATCAGCAAC
The Candidatus Thiopontia autotrophica genome window above contains:
- a CDS encoding N-acetyl-gamma-glutamyl-phosphate reductase; this encodes MIKAGIVGGTGYTGVELLRLLAKHPDVELQVITSRSEAGKPVAELFPNLRGHVGIEFSEPDIEQLKSCDVVFSATPNGVAMTMARELVSAGVRIIDLAADFRLSDPAVWEKWYGVPHACEDLLAESIYGLPEVNREAIREARVLANPGCYPTAVQLGFLPLVEKGLVELNGLIADCKSGVSGAGRGANVGTLQAESAESFKAYAVPGHRHWPEIHQGVGRMAHQSEIGLTFVPHLVPMIRGIHATLYMQLSENVADLQSVYEEKYLNEPFVDVLPAGSHPETRTVRGSNVCRIAIHKPEDSDHVVVLSVIDNLVKGASGQAVQNMNIMFGLDETTGLDLVALMP
- the erpA gene encoding iron-sulfur cluster insertion protein ErpA yields the protein MKEINVLNDYVGFTEAAAIKVKALIAEEGNDNLKLRVYITGGGCSGFQYGFKFDEDVEEGDTVVEKNGATMLVDSMSMQHLNGAEVDYYEGLDGARFVVNNPNATSTCGCGSSFSV
- a CDS encoding metalloregulator ArsR/SmtB family transcription factor; translated protein: MPVKDYKKSIFEQFARTGKAFSNAYRIELLEILAQGERTVEQLSITAELTVANTSQHLQLLRNAGLVTARKVGQYVHYNLSDDLVIDLLVALRKLSERHLAEVERLVNTYLTVKDDLEPVPVNELMERAGDGVVTVLDVRPEVEYEAGHIQGAISVPMDQLEDRVGELDPEREIVAYCRGPYCMLAYDAVAKLREKGFKARRMDEGFPEWRKAGMPVEMKEE
- a CDS encoding tRNA 5-hydroxyuridine modification protein YegQ; this encodes MKSPELLSPAGTLQHMRAAFAYGADAAYAGLPRYGLRVRENDFDLAGLGSAIDEAHQQDKKLYVTANILAHNSKVNTFQRDIEPVVELGPDALIMADPGLIHIVRERWPEQTIHLSVQANSVNYATVNFWKSMGIERVILSRELSLDEVEEIRQQCPDIELEVFVHGALCMAYSGRCLLSGYINHRDANQGACTNACRWEYREVASKVDDNGDLAVADDQAHGQRILIEEMGRPGQPIPMEEDENGTYIMNSKDLRAVEHIKRLVEMGVDSLKIEGRTKSIYYVSRVTQSYRKAIDDAVAGRDFDPSLLGELENLASRGYTDGFFKRHHDEEYQNYIQGNSLGHQQLYVAEITDYDPQQKVATLLAKNKFSVGDRVELIMPQGNREFVLERIENLKGELVDVVPGGGHRARIPLDLSSHGNSFSHGMIARFL